Proteins from one Drosophila gunungcola strain Sukarami chromosome 3R, Dgunungcola_SK_2, whole genome shotgun sequence genomic window:
- the LOC128252152 gene encoding uncharacterized protein LOC128252152, whose protein sequence is MAPQIVADLPGVHSDFVAAKMSKLPCSYDAENKIWKGIPQNSPFKPETSLGRIIFKNMRNWPKNVCQISDSEGVEVTFQQALTWAIRIAQHLKSRGLDHKDIIGISARNTTYIMPTAVACFFHGTPFQSANPILEESTLKHLYNISRPKIIFTDADHYEKLYSATSEFNPEIILTTGTRDGVLSIQDLLHPTKTEFFYQPTPLKEGPKQTVAILTSSGTTGMPKAVCISNDILSQETVFVNGHDTIFISASLDWITGLWATIFSTVNGCTRIISSQPFSAEYFVHLVSKYSITYALIPPEHCCSLLDCPTATPDKMVSLTKLNFGGGRMTQATVERIKKLAPNGVLNSSYGMTEVGFIAFNHGHLKLTAAGNPLPGTKIKILDDEGNQLGVNQTGEIVVHNGFNWNGYFADPAATKEVRDEEGWFKTGDMGYFDEDDYLYMTDRKKEVLKWKGLQMWPAEVEAVIDELPEVKRVCVIGVYDETQGDVPGALVVREDNASLTAQQVIDHVAKRLPDIQKQMRAGVQFADEIPQNHNGKAVRRYARDLFVALSKEN, encoded by the exons ATGGCTCCCCAGATAGTGGCCGATCTTCCAGGTGTGCATTCAGACTTTGTTGCAGCTAAAATGTCCAAGTTACCGTGCAGCTACGATGCGGAGAACAAGATCTGGAAGGGTATTCCGCAGAACAGCCCCTTCAAGCCGGAGACCTCCCTGGGTCGCATCATCTTCAAGAACATGCGCAACTGGCCCAAGAACGTGTGCCAG ATTTCGGACTCCGAGGGCGTTGAGGTCACCTTCCAGCAGGCCCTCACCTGGGCCATTCGCATCGCCCAGCACCTGAAGAGCCGCGGTCTTGACCACAAGGACATCATCGGCATCTCCGCCAGGAACACCACCTACATAATGCCCACGGCCGTGGCCTGTTTCTTCCATGGCACCCCCTTCCAGTCGGCGAACCCTATTCTCGAAGAAT CCACCCTTAAGCACTTGTATAATATCTCTAGGCCAAAGATAATCTTCACCGATGCTGATCATTATGAGAAACTATACTCGGCTACCAGCGAATTCAACCCAGAGATAATTTTAACCACCGGAACTAGGGATGGTGTGCTCAGCATTCAGGATCTGCTGCATCCCACCAAGACGGAGTTCTTCTACCA GCCAACACCTCTGAAAGAGGGACCCAAGCAGACAGTGGCGATCCTCACCTCATCGGGAACCACTGGAATGCCCAAGGCTGTGTGCATCTCCAATGATATATTGAGCCAGGAGACAGT TTTTGTCAATGGCCACGACACCATCTTCATTTCGGCCAGCTTGGACTGGATCACTGGGCTGTGGGCCACCATCTTCAGCACGGTGAACGGCTGCACCCGCATCATCAGCAGCCAACCCTTCTCCGCCGAGTACTTTGTGCACCTGGTAAGCAAGTACAGCATCACCTACGCCCTGATTCCCCCCGAGCACTGCTGTTCGCTGCTGGACTGCCCCACGGCCACGCCGGACAAGATGGTCAGCCTGACGAAGCTGAACTTCGGCGGCGGACGGATGACACAGGCCACGGTGGAGCGGATCAAGAAGCTGGCGCCCAACGGAGTGCTCAACTCATCGTACGGCATGACCGAGGTGGGCTTCATCGCGTTCAACCACGGCCACTTGAAGCTCACTGCTGCGGGCAACCCCCTGCCCGGCACCAAGATCAAGATCCTGGACGACGAGGGCAACCAACTGGGGGTCAACCAGACCGGCGAGATCGTCGTGCACAACGGCTTCAACTGGAACGGATACTTCGCGGACCCCGCCGCCACTAAGGAGGTGCGGGATGAGGAGGGCTGGTTCAAAACCGGCGACATGGGCTACTTCGACGAAGACGACTACCTGTACATGACGGACCGCAAGAAGGAGGTGCTCAAGTGGAAGGGTCTGCAGATGTGGCCCGCCGAGGTGGAGGCGGTCATCGACGAGCTGCCGGAGGTGAAGCGTGTGTGCGTGATCGGGGTCTACGACGAGACCCAGGGCGACGTGCCCGGTGCCCTGGTCGTGCGCGAGGACAACGCCAGCCTCACCGCCCAGCAGGTGATCGACCACGTGGCCAAGCGGCTGCCCGACATCCAGAAGCAGATGCGCGCCGGCGTCCAGTTCGCGGACGAGATCCCCCAGAACCACAACGGCAAGGCCGTGCGGCGCTACGCCCGCGATCTGTTCGTCGCCCTGTCCAAGGAGAACTGA
- the LOC128252377 gene encoding uncharacterized protein LOC128252377, with protein MGKNKGGGGGGGGGGGGGGGGGGGGGGNKKGGGGGGGAGGGAGNKNKGGDGDKGGAKKGQDQKAAAGGGKKGGKK; from the exons ATGGGTAAAAATAAAggcggtggcggcggaggaggaggtggtggagggggtgggggtggaggaggcggcggtggcggtggcaat AAAAAGGGCGGTGGTGGAGGAGGTGGAGCCGGCGGTGGAGCcggaaataaaaacaaaggcgGCGACGGCGACAAAGGTGGAGCCAAGAAAGGACAGGACCAAAAGGCAGCCGCAGGCGGTGGCAAGAAAGGAGGCAAGAAATAG
- the LOC128252145 gene encoding conserved oligomeric Golgi complex subunit 1 isoform X1, whose amino-acid sequence MTANLLNLNVDTLFEQHGVSEIDEVHKKIQSVVENKREELRTHVGERYRDLLQAADTIAAMQTSAGTLMEQVRHVQANCRSLNEQQLLGFQSNTNQSPKEAALQQRTAGRKLQTYYGTMAQIKLLTALPELIWTHLDNDRFYAATELFIFSRHISTGLQLDGQSALMQKLPVARKQWEILRPFHVTIKQAVLAALEREELLPEMAVDCLQSLLLLDKSDLGAVLKTFLGLRSSAFLNCLQSRPSEPRRVKERILASLGVLNSTVELLDKCLLGDSLLFARLADCASATCPPSINRMESSERQLSHLLPEIIAGFRPQFEVPQLTPEQLGASLQQWLDKMNALAAAHLQQVFALVSNMQTIQDIKSAARASGRPDFVRLEQQLHLKHSQLDFYVRKYVPLINARVREIIRSSWAAAMKQTYEQVLSLIEAGQSQSPQQIWREQSDDLPLSLAAALSDQPKRLANRTKGYDGATMELCKQFDSHLADIVQELNVMLQEQTTRTEDKVSLIQFLRETAEEQLTEYLTNLKGLQLRERPALLLALRNSLALVELCPSLKLCFCQPSSWRQWTGNQAGVGIEHWQRICGLIEEEMLTFWLLIVDDVLAGHNCKEKLPKVINHEVVLSDFALWQTITLEQRDEDQEQSVQSTIRIPSQPRLSLQTYLHQLIQALNQAVPQTLPPKVLQAFIQRLLGKLLSHYEGLGKAECTKSSQNIALQLYFDLKFLERVFAVTREDRALYDQIHSQQSQLRDCIDPFDFELFAEHITAHVTRASSRLQGELGVLTPTTASQSQGSTAVSTLAHEADPNVLCLSSSGSTSLWFPLLPIVMPQAAGRATGVERKSLAQEPAEKPATTTTTTPTRKSGSGANGARKGDSSRSKSSAASFFGMSQEWFR is encoded by the exons ATGACGGCCAATCTGTTGAACCTGAATGTGGACACGCTGTTCGAGCAGCACGGCGTGTCCGAGATCGACGAGGTGCACAAGAAGATCCAGTCGGTGGTGGAGAACAAGCGCGAGGAGCTGCGCACCCATGTCGG GGAGCGGTACCGGGACCTCCTGCAGGCGGCGGACACCATTGCGGCAATGCAGACGTCGGCAGGCACGCTCATGGAGCAAGTGCGTCACGTGCAGGCCAACTGCCGCAGCCTAAACGAGCAGCAGCTCCTGGGCTTCCAGTCCAACACGAATCAGAGTCCCAAGGAGGCGGCACTGCAGCAGAGGACGGCCGGCAGGAAGCTGCAGACCTACTACGGCACCATGGCCCAGATTAAGCTGCTCACCGCCCTGCCGGAACTGATCTGGACGCACCTGGACAACGACCGCTTCTACGCCGCCACCGAGCTCTTCATCTTCAGCCGGCACATCAGCACGGGCTTGCAGCTGGACGGACAGAGTGCCCTGATGCAGAAACTGCCGGTGGCCCGCAAGCAATGGGAGATCCTGCGTCCCTTCCATGTGACCATCAAACAGGCGGTGCTGGCCGCCCTTGAGCGGGAGGAACTTCTACCCGAAATGGCCGTGGACTGCCTGCAGAGCCTGCTCCTGCTGGACAAGAGCGACCTGGGTGCTGTGCTGAAGACCTTCCTCGGCCTGCGATCCTCCGCTTTCCTCAACTGCCTGCAGAGCCGACCATCGGAGCCACGTCGCGTCAAGGAGCGCATCCTGGCCAGCTTGGGCGTGCTGAACAGCACGGTGGAGCTGTTGGACAAGTGTCTGCTGG GTGATAGCCTGCTCTTTGCCCGCCTGGCAGATTGCGCTTCTGCCACCTGCCCACCCAGTATCAACCGGATGGAGAGCAGCGAGCGACAGCTGTCTCACCTGCTGCCGGAAATCATCGCCGGCTTTAGGCCGCAGTTTGAGGTGCCCCAACTGACGCCAGAGCAACTGGGCGCATCACTTCAACAGTGGCTGGATAAGATGAACGCCCTGGCTGCGGCTCACCTCCAGCAGGTCTTCGCGTTGGTCAGCAACATGCAGACCATCCAGGACATCAAGTCGGCGGCCAGGGCTAGTGGCCGGCCGGATTTCGTACGCTTGGAACAGCAGCTGCATCTGAAGCACAGCCAGTTGGACTTCTACGTCCGGAAGTACGTGCCGCTCATCAATGCCAGGGTGCGGGAGATCATCCGCAGTAGCTGGGCGGCAGCCATGAAGCAGACCTACGAGCAGGTGCTCTCGCTCATCGAAGCCGGTCAGTCGCAATCGCCGCAACAAATTTGGCGGGAGCAGAGCGACGATCTACCATTAAGCCTGGCGGCGGCGCTCAGTGATCAGCCGAAGCGACTGGCCAATCGGACAAAGGGCTACGATGGCGCTACCATGGAGCTGTGCAAACAATTCGACTCACACCTTGCGGATATCGTTCAGGAGCTGAATGTAATGCTTCAGGAGCAGACGACGCGGACAGAGGATAAGGTTTCGCTGATCCAGTTCCTGCGAGAAACCGCCGAGGAGCAGCTGACAGAGTACTTGACCAACCTGAAGGGCCTGCAGCTTAGGGAGCGCCCCGCGCTGCTCTTGGCCTTGCGCAACAGCCTGGCCTTGGTGGAACTGTGCCCCAGCTTGAAGCTCTGCTTCTGCCAGCCTTCGAGTTGGCGGCAGTGGACTGGCAACCAGGCCGGAGTGGGCATCGAGCACTGGCAGCGCATTTGCGGGCTCATCGAAGAGGAGATGCTCACATTCTGGCTACTGATCGTTGATGATGTGCTGGCCGGGCACAATTGCAAGGAAAAGTTACCGAAGGTCATCAATCATGAAGTCGTCCTGAGCGATTTTGCg CTCTGGCAGACCATAACTTTGGAGCAGCGTGACGAGGACCAGGAGCAGAGTGTTCAGTCGACCATTCGCATTCCCAGCCAGCCGCGCCTTTCACTGCAAACGTACCTTCATCAGTTGATCCAGGCCTTAAACCAGGCTGTTCCCCAAACACTGCCCCCCAAAGTATTGCAAGCCTTTATCCAGCGGCTTTTGGGAAAACTGCTTTCCCACTACGAGGGATTGGGCAAAGCGGAGTGCACCAAATCCAGCCAGAACATTGCCCTGCAGTTGTACTTCGACCTGAAGTTCCTGGAGCGCGTATTCGCAGTGACCCGCGAGGATAGGGCTCTCTATGACCAGATCCACTCCCAGCAGAGCCAGCTGCGCGACTGCATCGATCCCTTCGACTTTGAGCTATTTGCCGAGCACATAACCGCTCATGTGACTAGAGCTTCTAGCCGACTGCAGGGCGAACTGGGTGTGCTGACGCCCACGACAGCATCTCAAAGTCAGGGCTCAACGGCAGTCAGCACATTGGCGCATGAAGCAGATCCCAATGTGCTCTGCCTCAGCTCATCCGGATCCACGTCGCTCTGGTTCCCCCTACTGCCCATTGTAATGCCCCAAGCTGCCGGAAGGGCCACTGGCGTCGAACGGAAATCCCTGGCACAAGAGCCAGCCGAGAAA CCGgcgacaacgacgacgacgacaccGACGAGGAAGTCTGGCTCAGGGGCCAATGGAGCCCGCAAGGGAGACAGTAGCAGATCCAAATCGAGTGCCGCTTCCTTCTTCGGGATGTCCCAGGAGTGGTTTCGCTAG
- the LOC128252145 gene encoding conserved oligomeric Golgi complex subunit 1 isoform X2, translating into MTANLLNLNVDTLFEQHGVSEIDEVHKKIQSVVENKREELRTHVGERYRDLLQAADTIAAMQTSAGTLMEQVRHVQANCRSLNEQQLLGFQSNTNQSPKEAALQQRTAGRKLQTYYGTMAQIKLLTALPELIWTHLDNDRFYAATELFIFSRHISTGLQLDGQSALMQKLPVARKQWEILRPFHVTIKQAVLAALEREELLPEMAVDCLQSLLLLDKSDLGAVLKTFLGLRSSAFLNCLQSRPSEPRRVKERILASLGVLNSTVELLDKCLLGDSLLFARLADCASATCPPSINRMESSERQLSHLLPEIIAGFRPQFEVPQLTPEQLGASLQQWLDKMNALAAAHLQQVFALVSNMQTIQDIKSAARASGRPDFVRLEQQLHLKHSQLDFYVRKYVPLINARVREIIRSSWAAAMKQTYEQVLSLIEAGQSQSPQQIWREQSDDLPLSLAAALSDQPKRLANRTKGYDGATMELCKQFDSHLADIVQELNVMLQEQTTRTEDKVSLIQFLRETAEEQLTEYLTNLKGLQLRERPALLLALRNSLALVELCPSLKLCFCQPSSWRQWTGNQAGVGIEHWQRICGLIEEEMLTFWLLIVDDVLAGHNCKEKLPKVINHEVVLSDFALWQTITLEQRDEDQEQSVQSTIRIPSQPRLSLQTYLHQLIQALNQAVPQTLPPKVLQAFIQRLLGKLLSHYEGLGKAECTKSSQNIALQLYFDLKFLERVFAVTREDRALYDQIHSQQSQLRDCIDPFDFELFAEHITAHVTRASSRLQGELGVLTPTTASQSQGSTAVSTLAHEADPNVLCLSSSGSTSLWFPLLPIVMPQAAGRATGVERKSLAQEPAEKDFFRLQS; encoded by the exons ATGACGGCCAATCTGTTGAACCTGAATGTGGACACGCTGTTCGAGCAGCACGGCGTGTCCGAGATCGACGAGGTGCACAAGAAGATCCAGTCGGTGGTGGAGAACAAGCGCGAGGAGCTGCGCACCCATGTCGG GGAGCGGTACCGGGACCTCCTGCAGGCGGCGGACACCATTGCGGCAATGCAGACGTCGGCAGGCACGCTCATGGAGCAAGTGCGTCACGTGCAGGCCAACTGCCGCAGCCTAAACGAGCAGCAGCTCCTGGGCTTCCAGTCCAACACGAATCAGAGTCCCAAGGAGGCGGCACTGCAGCAGAGGACGGCCGGCAGGAAGCTGCAGACCTACTACGGCACCATGGCCCAGATTAAGCTGCTCACCGCCCTGCCGGAACTGATCTGGACGCACCTGGACAACGACCGCTTCTACGCCGCCACCGAGCTCTTCATCTTCAGCCGGCACATCAGCACGGGCTTGCAGCTGGACGGACAGAGTGCCCTGATGCAGAAACTGCCGGTGGCCCGCAAGCAATGGGAGATCCTGCGTCCCTTCCATGTGACCATCAAACAGGCGGTGCTGGCCGCCCTTGAGCGGGAGGAACTTCTACCCGAAATGGCCGTGGACTGCCTGCAGAGCCTGCTCCTGCTGGACAAGAGCGACCTGGGTGCTGTGCTGAAGACCTTCCTCGGCCTGCGATCCTCCGCTTTCCTCAACTGCCTGCAGAGCCGACCATCGGAGCCACGTCGCGTCAAGGAGCGCATCCTGGCCAGCTTGGGCGTGCTGAACAGCACGGTGGAGCTGTTGGACAAGTGTCTGCTGG GTGATAGCCTGCTCTTTGCCCGCCTGGCAGATTGCGCTTCTGCCACCTGCCCACCCAGTATCAACCGGATGGAGAGCAGCGAGCGACAGCTGTCTCACCTGCTGCCGGAAATCATCGCCGGCTTTAGGCCGCAGTTTGAGGTGCCCCAACTGACGCCAGAGCAACTGGGCGCATCACTTCAACAGTGGCTGGATAAGATGAACGCCCTGGCTGCGGCTCACCTCCAGCAGGTCTTCGCGTTGGTCAGCAACATGCAGACCATCCAGGACATCAAGTCGGCGGCCAGGGCTAGTGGCCGGCCGGATTTCGTACGCTTGGAACAGCAGCTGCATCTGAAGCACAGCCAGTTGGACTTCTACGTCCGGAAGTACGTGCCGCTCATCAATGCCAGGGTGCGGGAGATCATCCGCAGTAGCTGGGCGGCAGCCATGAAGCAGACCTACGAGCAGGTGCTCTCGCTCATCGAAGCCGGTCAGTCGCAATCGCCGCAACAAATTTGGCGGGAGCAGAGCGACGATCTACCATTAAGCCTGGCGGCGGCGCTCAGTGATCAGCCGAAGCGACTGGCCAATCGGACAAAGGGCTACGATGGCGCTACCATGGAGCTGTGCAAACAATTCGACTCACACCTTGCGGATATCGTTCAGGAGCTGAATGTAATGCTTCAGGAGCAGACGACGCGGACAGAGGATAAGGTTTCGCTGATCCAGTTCCTGCGAGAAACCGCCGAGGAGCAGCTGACAGAGTACTTGACCAACCTGAAGGGCCTGCAGCTTAGGGAGCGCCCCGCGCTGCTCTTGGCCTTGCGCAACAGCCTGGCCTTGGTGGAACTGTGCCCCAGCTTGAAGCTCTGCTTCTGCCAGCCTTCGAGTTGGCGGCAGTGGACTGGCAACCAGGCCGGAGTGGGCATCGAGCACTGGCAGCGCATTTGCGGGCTCATCGAAGAGGAGATGCTCACATTCTGGCTACTGATCGTTGATGATGTGCTGGCCGGGCACAATTGCAAGGAAAAGTTACCGAAGGTCATCAATCATGAAGTCGTCCTGAGCGATTTTGCg CTCTGGCAGACCATAACTTTGGAGCAGCGTGACGAGGACCAGGAGCAGAGTGTTCAGTCGACCATTCGCATTCCCAGCCAGCCGCGCCTTTCACTGCAAACGTACCTTCATCAGTTGATCCAGGCCTTAAACCAGGCTGTTCCCCAAACACTGCCCCCCAAAGTATTGCAAGCCTTTATCCAGCGGCTTTTGGGAAAACTGCTTTCCCACTACGAGGGATTGGGCAAAGCGGAGTGCACCAAATCCAGCCAGAACATTGCCCTGCAGTTGTACTTCGACCTGAAGTTCCTGGAGCGCGTATTCGCAGTGACCCGCGAGGATAGGGCTCTCTATGACCAGATCCACTCCCAGCAGAGCCAGCTGCGCGACTGCATCGATCCCTTCGACTTTGAGCTATTTGCCGAGCACATAACCGCTCATGTGACTAGAGCTTCTAGCCGACTGCAGGGCGAACTGGGTGTGCTGACGCCCACGACAGCATCTCAAAGTCAGGGCTCAACGGCAGTCAGCACATTGGCGCATGAAGCAGATCCCAATGTGCTCTGCCTCAGCTCATCCGGATCCACGTCGCTCTGGTTCCCCCTACTGCCCATTGTAATGCCCCAAGCTGCCGGAAGGGCCACTGGCGTCGAACGGAAATCCCTGGCACAAGAGCCAGCCGAGAAA GATTTCTTTCGATTGCAATCCTAA
- the LOC128252159 gene encoding uncharacterized protein LOC128252159: MSASNDSEKPLNPNELLHIPKWVNEDYFLPILEKDVKNFDKIVTLTPIAATAPGENYTSIMIRVIVDILLKDGSEQQVSYILKTMLEADSGADVVNGMGLFPKERKMYEVHIPQFVKLYKEAGLDIELAPKCLHVEATAELITLVFEDLSRQNFKNFDRLKGFDLAHMRRVLRKLAELHAASAVARELNGPYDPLYSISMYNEKSRDLFETLGKMRQVQFHKAMRQWDLEDAEKYISQLWSPSEVFEKALQVNQVDEKEFNVLNHGDCWSNNIMFNYKDNGEIDRTLFVDLQIGKWGSPAQDLWYLITTSASLEIKVKEFDHFIRIYHERLNECLLLLNYSKPIPSLRDMHIMMLKYGFWGPLTALGVMMATLMPTDKDANMKMIMATGPEADAVRYRTFINPYYANALKVLLPFFDNKGLLKCA, encoded by the exons aTGTCAGCGAGCAACGACTCGGAAAAGCCACTCAATCCCAACGAGCTCTTGCACATTCCAAAGTGGGTGAATGAGGATTATTTCCTGCCAATCCTCGAAAAAGATGTCAAAAACTTTGACAAAATCGTGACCTTAACGCCCATTGCGGCCACCGCCCCCGGGGAAAACTACACTTCCATTATGATCCGGGTCATTGTGGATATCCTGCTAAAgg ATGGCAGTGAGCAGCAAGTCTcgtacattttaaaaaccatgCTGGAGGCGGATAGTGGCGCGGATGTGGTCAATGGCATGGGTCTGTTTCCCAAGGAAAGGAAAATGTACGAGGTGCACATTCCGCAGTTCGTCAAACTCTACAAGGAGGCAGGCCTGGACATTGAGTTGGCCCCCAAGTGCCTCCATGTGGAGGCCACCGCCGAGCTGATCACCCTGGTATTCGAGGACCTAAGCCGACAGAATTTCAAGAACTTCGATCGGCTCAAGGGCTTTGATCTGGCGCACATGCGCCGAGTGCTCCGGAAACTGGCCGAACTTCATGCCGCCTCAGCGGTGGCCAGGGAACTAAATGGGCCCTACGATCCGCTCTACTCCATTTCCATGTACAACGAGAAGAGTCGCGATCTGTTTGAGACTCTGGGGAAGATGCGACAGGTGCAGTTCCACAAGGCGATGCGCCAGTGGGACCTAGAGGATGCCGAAAAATACATCTCCCAGCTGTGGAGCCCCTCGGAGGTATTCGAAAAGGCCCTGCAGGTGAATCAGGTCGACGAGAAGGAGTTCAATGTGCTGAACCACGGCGACTGCTGGTCCAACAACATCATGTTCAACTACAAGGACAACGGGGAGATAGACAGAACCCTGTTTGTGGACCTGCAGATCGGCAAGTGGGGCAGCCCGGCCCAGGACCTTTGGTACCTGATCACCACATCCGCCTCGCTGGAAATCAAGGTCAAGGAGTTCGACCACTTCATCCGCATCTACCACGAGCGACTGAACGAatgcctgctgctgctgaactACTCGAAACCCATTCCTTCGCTCAGGGATATGCACATCATGATGCTGAAGTACGGATTCTGGG GACCCCTAACAGCCTTGGGTGTGATGATGGCCACTCTTATGCCCACGGACAAGGACGCTAACATGAAAATGATAATGGCCACAGGACCCGAGGCCGATGCCGTTCGTTACAGGACCTTTATCAATCCCTACTACGCCAATGCCTTGAAGGTGCTTTTACCGTTTTTCGACAACAAGGGGCTTTTGAAGTGCGCATAG
- the LOC128252161 gene encoding short-chain specific acyl-CoA dehydrogenase, mitochondrial, with the protein MQQLIRVARTLGQRSGAAWSVRGVGGGDRGIAGLAALSETHQILQRTCREFANAELAPKARHHDREELFPAEQIRRLGELGLMAVAVREEYGGSGLDYQAYAIGMEEVARGDAAVSIVMGVNNLYLGAVQQHGTEDQKRDFLEPYTQGAHIAFYALSEPGNGSDAGAASTTAKLDGDSYVLNGTKAWISNSKEASGGIVFATVDKGLKHKGITAFLTPKDVPGLSIAKKESKMGMRATSTCQLVLEDVAVPRSRVLGAPGDGFRIAMQSLDCGRIGIAAQATGIAQAALELAVDYAQKRVAFGKQLARMQLIQQKLADMAMRVETSRLLTWRAAWLKDNGLPITKEAAMAKLHASEAATHCAHQCIQVLGGMGYTTDLPAELYYRNARVTEIYEGTSEIQRIVIANAVLRELGRE; encoded by the exons ATGCAGCAGCTGATCAGAGTGGCGCGCACGTTGG GTCAACGCTCTGGCGCAGCATGGAGTGTGCGGGGAGTCGGCGGTGGGGACAGGGGCATCGCCGGCCTGGCCGCCCTCTCCGAGACCCATCAAATTCTGCAGAGGACTTGCcgggagttcgccaatgcggAACTAGCGCCCAAGGCACGCCACCACGACCGGGAGGAGCTCTTTCCGGCGGAACAGATCCGGCGGTTGGGCGAACTCGGCCTGATGGCGGTGGCGGTGCGGGAGGAGTACG GTGGATCCGGACTGGACTACCAGGCCTACGCTATTGGCATGGAGGAGGTGGCTCGTGGCGACGCAGCCGTATCCATTGTGATGGGCGTGAACAACCTCTACCTGGGTGCAGTGCAGCAGCACGGAACCGAGGATCAGAAGCGGGACTTCCTAGAGCCATACACCCAGGGTGCCCACATAGCCTTCTACGCGCTGTCGGAGCCGGGAAACGGATCGGATGCGGGAGCGGCCAGCACGACGGCCAAGTTGGACGGGGATAGCTACGTACTCAACGGCACCAAGGCCTGGATATCGAACTCCAAGGAGGCCAGCGGGGGAATCGTGTTCGCCACCGTGGACAAGGGCCTGAAGCACAAGGGCATCACTGCCTTTCTCACGCCCAAGGATGTGCCCGGACTGTCCATAGCCAAGAAGGAGAGCAAGATGGGCATGCGGGCCACCTCCACTTGCCAGCTGGTGCTGGAGGATGTCGCGGTGCCGCGATCTCGAGTCCTTGGAGCTCCCGGCGACGGCTTCAGGATCGCCATGCAGTCCTTGGACTGTGGACGGATCGGCATCGCCGCCCAGGCCACGGGCATCGCACAAGCCGCCCTGGAATTGGCCGTGGACTATGCCCAGAAGAGGGTGGCCTTCGGCAAGCAGCTGGCAAGGATGCAGCTCATCCAGCAGAAGCTGGCCGACATGGCCATGCGCGTCGAGACCTCCAGACTCCTCACATGGCGCGCCGCCTGGCTGAAGGACAACGGACTGCCCATCACCAAGGAGGCGGCCATGGCCAAGCTGCACGCCTCGGAGGCGGCCACCCACTGTGCCCACCAGTGCATCCAGGTGCTGGGCGGGATGGGCTACACCACCGACCTGCCCGCGGAGCTCTACTACCGCAACGCCCGCGTCACCGAGATCTACGAGGGAACCTCGGAGATCCAGCGGATAGTGATCGCCAACGCGGTGCTCCGGGAACTGGGCAGGGAGTAA